A stretch of Candidatus Cloacimonadota bacterium DNA encodes these proteins:
- a CDS encoding indolepyruvate oxidoreductase subunit beta, with translation MKKDIILAGVGGQGILTIATILGAAALNRGWHLKQAEVHGMSQRGGDVQSHLRLSDAPIWSDLIPLGKADMILSVEPMEALRYLPYLAADGWLIANMTPFKNISNYPDAEAVYAEIRKVQKHVLIDADSIAKEVKAPRAMNIVMLGAAATHLGFSAEELGKAITDSFSRKGEQIVEANLRALAAGLAAN, from the coding sequence ATGAAAAAGGACATCATCCTCGCCGGAGTGGGCGGACAGGGCATCCTGACCATCGCCACCATCCTGGGTGCGGCCGCCCTCAATCGCGGCTGGCACCTCAAACAGGCCGAAGTGCATGGCATGAGCCAGCGCGGCGGCGACGTCCAATCGCACCTCCGACTCTCTGACGCGCCCATCTGGAGCGACCTCATCCCCCTGGGCAAGGCAGACATGATCCTCTCCGTGGAGCCGATGGAAGCCCTGCGCTACCTGCCCTATCTGGCTGCCGACGGCTGGCTGATCGCCAATATGACCCCCTTCAAAAACATAAGCAACTACCCGGACGCCGAAGCTGTTTACGCCGAGATCCGCAAGGTGCAAAAGCACGTGCTGATCGACGCAGACAGCATCGCCAAAGAGGTGAAGGCGCCCCGGGCCATGAATATCGTGATGCTAGGAGCCGCCGCCACCCATCTGGGTTTCAGCGCGGAGGAACTGGGCAAAGCCATAACGGACAGCTTCAGCCGCAAGGGCGAGCAGATCGTGGAAGCGAATCTGCGGGCCCTGGCCGCGGGCCTGGCTGCCAATTAG
- a CDS encoding family 10 glycosylhydrolase — protein sequence MRKVMLILVLAGLALCLGAQVPEVRAIWVLPWSMNTPERVDAFIASAAASQQTDIYVEVRYRADALYQTNRRRDAYPNPEYRSHVLDEASFDPLELILREAHKRNLRVHAWIVVLNATPADPELMQRNYVYRNHRDWITFDRNLMRPSAAENSGHFIDPGIPAVQEHILNVAGDLLSGYPELDGLHLDYIRYPNSSLGYHPISMSRYNDVKVPQNLDWNEWRVLQVTSLVEKLRQLVDEVSPSLIFSAAVMPDPASAARYYAQDWKDWLERGLVDYVCPMNYAADIAKFRDNLDAAAETDLSERIVMGVRAWNDNGASLAPSTLAWNYNILDVAERIGEIRRRGFAGIALFSYDGLLKDSALQHLSRVAYSDELVAELAALDPLGESTARTRFAADVKVHGEGRLYSLELLVPLEGRWTLELRDPFDRVHYRRERFYLKGLNQDHWNGVLANGAQIVPGTYLISLYRDLDRFEYVIPVSLPELVP from the coding sequence GTGCGTAAGGTAATGCTGATTCTGGTCCTGGCGGGCCTGGCGCTTTGCCTTGGCGCTCAGGTTCCGGAGGTGCGCGCCATCTGGGTGCTGCCCTGGAGCATGAACACCCCGGAGCGGGTGGACGCCTTCATTGCCAGCGCCGCCGCCTCGCAGCAGACGGACATCTATGTCGAGGTCCGCTATCGCGCGGACGCCCTGTATCAAACCAACCGGCGACGCGACGCCTATCCCAATCCCGAATACCGCAGCCACGTGCTGGACGAAGCAAGCTTCGATCCCCTGGAGCTGATCCTGCGCGAAGCCCACAAACGCAACCTCCGTGTGCACGCCTGGATCGTTGTGCTGAACGCCACCCCTGCCGATCCGGAACTGATGCAGCGAAACTATGTTTACCGCAACCACCGTGACTGGATCACCTTCGACCGCAACCTGATGCGCCCCTCCGCCGCGGAAAACTCCGGCCATTTCATCGATCCGGGCATCCCAGCGGTGCAGGAGCATATTTTGAACGTGGCCGGCGACCTGCTCAGCGGCTATCCCGAGCTCGACGGGCTGCATCTGGATTACATCCGCTATCCCAATTCCAGCCTGGGCTACCACCCCATTTCCATGAGCCGCTACAACGACGTCAAGGTCCCGCAAAACCTGGACTGGAACGAGTGGCGCGTCCTGCAGGTGACCTCCCTGGTGGAAAAGCTCCGCCAGCTGGTGGATGAGGTCTCACCCAGCCTGATCTTCAGCGCCGCCGTGATGCCGGACCCGGCCAGCGCCGCGCGCTATTACGCCCAGGATTGGAAAGACTGGCTGGAACGCGGTTTGGTGGATTACGTCTGCCCCATGAACTACGCCGCGGATATCGCCAAATTCCGCGATAACCTGGACGCCGCGGCTGAAACCGACCTCAGCGAGCGGATCGTGATGGGGGTCCGTGCCTGGAACGACAACGGCGCATCGCTGGCCCCGAGCACCCTGGCCTGGAACTACAACATCCTGGACGTGGCGGAAAGGATAGGAGAGATCCGCAGGCGCGGCTTTGCCGGCATCGCCCTCTTCAGTTACGACGGCCTGCTCAAGGACAGCGCTCTGCAGCATCTTTCCCGGGTGGCCTATTCCGATGAGCTGGTCGCTGAACTGGCCGCGCTGGACCCCCTGGGCGAAAGCACCGCCAGAACAAGGTTCGCGGCGGACGTGAAGGTGCACGGCGAAGGCCGGCTCTACTCGCTGGAACTGCTGGTGCCGCTGGAAGGCAGATGGACGCTGGAACTGAGGGATCCCTTCGACCGGGTGCATTACCGGCGGGAACGCTTTTACCTGAAAGGGCTGAATCAGGACCACTGGAACGGAGTGCTGGCCAACGGCGCGCAGATCGTGCCGGGCACCTACCTGATCAGCCTCTACCGCGATCTGGACCGCTTTGAGTATGTGATCCCGGTATCGCTGCCGGAGTTGGTGCCATGA
- the xseA gene encoding exodeoxyribonuclease VII large subunit codes for MDDLIVFSVFEITRHLKQVVETQIEPLYVRGEISNFTRHGSGHIYFNLKDPNATLRCTYFRYANLNLSFAPEEGMEVVCFGRLTVYEKGGYYNLNVQSMELAGKGDLARQFELLKTKLQAEELFEAEHKQPLPPFPQRIGIVTSPTGAALQDILNILARRWPAEVCVYPALVQGPEAPPRLIEGLEYFNAGNEVDLIILTRGGGSQEDLFCFNDEALARAIFASRLPVISAVGHEIDFTIADFVADLRAPTPSAAAELAVPDKKDMQAHLTALAGRLGLILSRSTESNKRRLGELQLSLERYHPEKLWQSLQIRVDTAAMDLLRSSSRIQSAIQRAQLRQSQALQEMQGQLRLNFQILRQRLGELRLTLGTEGQARLMEVKNRLERAELNLRNLSPLSVLERGYSLVTHGSRIVSSAKELSPGDELTLRLKDGAADVGVRTVRPDGEPGA; via the coding sequence ATGGATGATCTGATCGTATTCAGCGTTTTTGAGATAACCCGGCACTTGAAGCAGGTGGTGGAAACGCAGATCGAGCCGCTCTATGTGCGCGGCGAGATCAGCAACTTCACCCGCCACGGTTCCGGCCACATCTATTTCAATCTCAAAGACCCCAACGCAACCCTGCGCTGCACCTATTTCCGCTACGCCAACCTCAACCTGAGTTTCGCTCCGGAAGAGGGGATGGAGGTGGTCTGCTTCGGCCGCCTGACCGTGTATGAAAAAGGCGGATATTACAATCTGAACGTCCAGAGCATGGAACTGGCCGGCAAAGGCGACCTCGCCCGGCAGTTCGAGCTGCTGAAAACCAAGCTGCAGGCGGAAGAGCTCTTCGAGGCGGAGCATAAACAACCCCTGCCACCTTTCCCGCAGCGGATCGGCATTGTCACCTCCCCCACCGGGGCGGCTTTGCAAGACATTCTGAACATCCTCGCGCGCCGCTGGCCGGCCGAAGTTTGCGTTTATCCCGCTCTGGTGCAGGGTCCGGAGGCGCCCCCGCGCCTGATCGAAGGCCTTGAGTATTTCAACGCCGGCAACGAGGTGGACCTGATCATCCTCACCCGCGGAGGCGGCTCGCAGGAAGACCTTTTCTGTTTTAACGACGAAGCCCTGGCCCGCGCCATCTTCGCTTCGCGCCTGCCGGTGATCTCCGCCGTGGGGCACGAGATCGATTTCACCATAGCGGATTTCGTGGCCGACCTCAGGGCACCCACACCATCCGCCGCCGCCGAACTGGCCGTGCCCGACAAGAAGGACATGCAGGCCCATCTTACAGCTTTGGCCGGCAGGCTGGGCCTGATCTTATCCAGGTCCACCGAAAGCAACAAGCGCCGCCTGGGCGAACTGCAGCTCAGCCTGGAGCGCTATCACCCCGAAAAGCTGTGGCAGAGCCTGCAGATAAGGGTGGACACCGCGGCCATGGACCTGCTCCGGTCTAGTTCCCGCATCCAGAGCGCCATCCAGCGGGCCCAATTGCGCCAAAGCCAGGCCCTGCAAGAGATGCAGGGCCAGCTGAGGTTGAACTTTCAGATCCTCCGCCAGCGCCTGGGTGAATTGCGACTCACCCTTGGAACCGAGGGCCAGGCCCGGCTGATGGAGGTCAAAAACCGGCTGGAAAGAGCGGAGCTGAATCTGCGCAACCTCTCTCCGCTGAGCGTGCTGGAGCGCGGCTACAGCCTGGTCACCCACGGTAGCCGGATAGTGAGCTCCGCGAAGGAACTTAGCCCCGGGGACGAACTTACTCTCAGGCTCAAAGACGGAGCGGCGGACGTGGGAGTGAGAACAGTGAGGCCTGATGGGGAACCCGGTGCGTAA
- a CDS encoding thiamine pyrophosphate-dependent enzyme: MEKLMLLGDEALAQGALDAGISGFYGYPGTPSTEIIEYVQRSKQAEAGKVHRNWSSNEKTAMEAAIGMSYAGKRALVTMKHVGLNVAADPFMNSAFTGAHGGLVVVSADDPSMHSSQNEQDSRFYGKFAMIPVLEPSNQQECYDMAFHAFVLSEKYHLPVLLRLTTRLSHSRSGVKTREPLPQNGMKKPEDLFQFMLLPAFARRKYKHLIEIQPDLVNEASVSPFNSLNLKADDHSLGIVATGLAYNYLREVYGGQPIPHPVLKICQYPLPTEALHRLYESCGKLVVLEEGMPLVEERIKGLAWSGTKPIHGRLDGTIPRDGELNPNKVAQALNLPDTIGAAVPEVVSPRPPALCVGCPHADSYQALNEALKEFGRGHVFSDIGCYTLGFMPPYNAINSCVDMGASITMAKGAADAGLYPAVAVIGDSTFSHSGMTGLLDCVYENSNVMIVILDNSTTGMTGGQDYTGFGKLEQICLGLGVAKEHIRVFTPLKMNWDEMVSVYKEELAYEGVSVVIPRRECIQTLMKKNKLEKPQ; this comes from the coding sequence ATGGAAAAACTGATGCTATTGGGCGACGAAGCCCTGGCGCAGGGCGCTCTGGATGCCGGGATCAGCGGATTCTACGGCTATCCGGGCACGCCCAGCACGGAGATCATCGAATACGTGCAGCGCAGCAAACAGGCCGAGGCCGGAAAGGTACACCGGAATTGGTCCTCAAACGAAAAAACGGCCATGGAAGCTGCGATCGGGATGAGTTATGCCGGCAAACGCGCCCTGGTTACGATGAAGCACGTGGGGTTGAACGTGGCGGCGGATCCCTTCATGAATTCGGCCTTCACCGGCGCCCACGGCGGCCTGGTGGTGGTTTCGGCGGACGATCCCAGCATGCATTCCTCGCAGAATGAGCAGGATTCCCGCTTCTACGGCAAGTTCGCCATGATCCCGGTTTTGGAGCCCTCGAACCAGCAGGAATGCTACGACATGGCCTTCCACGCCTTCGTGCTCTCCGAGAAATACCATCTGCCGGTGCTGCTGCGTCTCACCACCCGGCTTTCGCACTCCCGCAGCGGGGTGAAGACGCGTGAACCCCTGCCCCAGAACGGGATGAAGAAACCGGAGGACCTTTTCCAGTTCATGCTGCTGCCGGCTTTCGCGCGCCGGAAATACAAACACCTGATCGAGATCCAGCCTGATCTGGTGAACGAAGCGTCCGTCTCACCCTTCAACTCACTCAATCTGAAAGCGGATGACCATTCCCTGGGGATCGTGGCCACCGGCCTTGCCTACAACTATCTCCGTGAGGTATACGGCGGCCAGCCCATCCCCCATCCCGTGCTGAAGATCTGCCAGTATCCGCTGCCCACGGAAGCCTTGCACCGCCTCTATGAAAGCTGCGGCAAGCTGGTGGTGTTGGAGGAGGGCATGCCGCTGGTGGAAGAGAGGATCAAAGGCCTGGCCTGGAGCGGCACAAAGCCCATCCACGGCCGTTTGGACGGCACCATACCGCGCGATGGCGAACTGAATCCCAACAAAGTTGCGCAGGCCCTGAATCTGCCGGATACCATCGGCGCCGCTGTTCCGGAAGTGGTAAGCCCCAGGCCGCCCGCGCTCTGCGTCGGCTGCCCCCACGCGGACAGTTATCAGGCCCTGAACGAAGCTCTGAAAGAGTTTGGCCGCGGCCACGTGTTTTCGGACATTGGCTGCTACACCCTGGGCTTCATGCCGCCTTACAACGCCATCAATTCCTGCGTGGACATGGGCGCCAGCATCACCATGGCCAAAGGCGCCGCGGATGCCGGGCTGTATCCCGCCGTGGCCGTGATCGGCGATTCCACCTTCTCGCATTCCGGGATGACCGGGCTGCTGGACTGCGTTTACGAAAATTCCAACGTGATGATCGTGATCCTGGACAACTCCACCACCGGCATGACCGGCGGACAGGACTACACGGGCTTTGGCAAGCTGGAACAGATCTGCCTGGGCCTGGGCGTGGCCAAGGAACACATCCGCGTGTTCACACCCTTGAAAATGAACTGGGATGAGATGGTAAGCGTATATAAGGAAGAGCTTGCCTACGAGGGCGTGAGCGTGGTGATCCCGCGCCGCGAATGCATTCAGACCCTGATGAAAAAGAACAAACTGGAGAAGCCGCAATGA
- a CDS encoding CapA family protein: MNNRIRTGIWTLLAILAWMPLSARFSVIEDFDSGSVSLLSWLDEDVNPSAWQLTNSDTHQGSAWALQLTGNTWKQQLITPVAVDSGAVWQVAAKTSSGAKVQGIGFSDGTHTLFYSFSGTLTLDIETWVPVYQGAFPNGVWITFRLPIADDWYAFFDYLPVITSLVYINDLDGVANRSLWLDTIWNISDELGAAPAVVVSHQITWQGANAYGARDVGVQFTSQVSDPDSDSFLYHWDFGDSLGSTEANPYHLYTVQDGHPYRATLRVTDPTSRWGLGSTLVGVDPGDDSLPLRINFVGDIMLARRYEYAGGIIPTQGVNAIFEPTLNLLGNAADLTVANLEVVLTNQGSPHPTKSVVYRGSPDNVSGLVYAGIDRVSLANNHVLDYGWAGLDQMLGVLEQNGIVHSGAGIDSYQAYTPSFINRSGLNLAFLASSDRTGQYNNAQPYLQAGYNKPGFAYMTPYYIQQQLNAVDDVADLKIVEMHGGSEYSLTPGSGYDKAANPFLGDDQDEDYAPKTDVPHLWDIAIRHWAVDAGADLVVVHHPHIIQGFEVYQGKVIAHSLGNFVFDLDYPETMPSLIFSADADHSGFSNFLVHPIYIDGYIPKPATGQLGIHILDYLAMRSRELNTLVMVDNNRMSASVVVDDSQLQTSSHPYTYNLLLEPVTGQGNVSKPLKLPRYGSISAVNAIEPVGSADYRLGAEAIWYGNFEDEGSSLWDVEAWSTTDVFDGARSALIAPPAGQTRTATIKNRCKLYDNTKKYILHGWIKTVNATAANILLRYYNSRTGYLLGSVSLTADIDGNTDWAWYHQEVTFPANAWYYDIRLTCTGSASGQTQALFDNVGLIEWTPWTTWEANSSVINPNDYYWLQVRTPENPKSVNVHLTERRYNPLPDRSKPLPPASLELAVYPNPFRDSAQLVFDVGGKGPVSLAVYNLRGQKVAVLAEGELPAGKHQLAWNGKDRQGHRVASGLYFIRLEQNGRAVNRKVVLLH; the protein is encoded by the coding sequence ATGAATAACAGGATCAGAACGGGCATTTGGACGCTCCTGGCCATTCTGGCCTGGATGCCGCTCTCCGCACGCTTTTCGGTGATCGAGGATTTCGACAGCGGAAGCGTGAGCCTGCTTTCCTGGCTGGATGAGGACGTTAACCCCAGCGCCTGGCAACTGACCAACAGCGACACCCATCAGGGCAGCGCCTGGGCCCTCCAATTGACCGGCAACACCTGGAAGCAACAGCTGATCACCCCCGTGGCGGTGGATTCCGGCGCGGTCTGGCAGGTGGCGGCCAAAACCTCCTCCGGCGCCAAAGTTCAGGGCATCGGCTTTTCCGACGGCACGCACACACTCTTCTACTCTTTTTCCGGTACCCTCACCCTGGATATCGAAACCTGGGTGCCAGTCTATCAGGGCGCTTTCCCCAACGGGGTCTGGATTACTTTCCGCCTTCCCATCGCCGACGACTGGTATGCCTTTTTTGACTATCTGCCCGTGATCACCAGCCTGGTTTACATCAACGATCTGGACGGTGTGGCCAACCGCAGCCTGTGGCTGGATACCATTTGGAACATCTCCGACGAGCTGGGGGCTGCCCCCGCGGTGGTGGTCTCGCACCAGATCACCTGGCAGGGGGCAAACGCTTACGGAGCAAGGGATGTGGGCGTGCAGTTCACATCCCAGGTGAGCGATCCCGACAGCGACAGCTTCCTCTATCACTGGGATTTCGGCGACAGCCTAGGCAGCACTGAGGCCAATCCCTACCATCTCTACACCGTGCAGGACGGGCATCCTTACCGGGCAACGCTGCGCGTAACTGATCCCACCAGCAGATGGGGGCTGGGCTCCACCTTGGTGGGAGTGGACCCCGGAGACGACTCCCTGCCGCTGCGCATCAACTTTGTGGGTGACATCATGCTGGCCCGGCGCTATGAATATGCCGGCGGGATCATCCCCACCCAGGGCGTGAACGCGATCTTTGAACCGACTTTGAACCTGCTGGGCAACGCGGCCGACCTCACGGTGGCCAATCTGGAGGTGGTGCTCACCAACCAGGGCAGCCCGCATCCCACCAAGAGCGTGGTTTACCGTGGCAGCCCGGACAACGTGAGCGGCCTGGTTTACGCAGGCATCGACAGGGTGAGCCTGGCCAACAACCACGTGCTCGATTACGGCTGGGCCGGCCTGGACCAGATGCTTGGCGTGCTGGAGCAGAATGGCATCGTCCACAGCGGGGCGGGCATCGATTCCTACCAGGCCTACACCCCTTCCTTCATCAACCGCAGCGGGCTCAACCTCGCCTTTTTGGCCAGCAGCGACCGCACCGGCCAGTACAACAACGCCCAACCCTATCTGCAGGCGGGCTACAACAAACCCGGCTTCGCCTACATGACCCCGTATTACATCCAGCAGCAACTGAACGCCGTGGATGACGTGGCCGACCTGAAGATCGTGGAAATGCACGGTGGAAGCGAGTATTCTCTGACTCCCGGCTCCGGCTACGACAAAGCAGCCAATCCTTTCCTCGGCGACGACCAGGATGAAGACTACGCGCCCAAAACAGACGTTCCGCACCTCTGGGATATCGCCATACGCCACTGGGCTGTGGATGCCGGCGCGGACCTCGTGGTGGTGCACCATCCCCACATCATCCAGGGTTTCGAAGTTTACCAGGGCAAAGTGATCGCCCATTCCCTCGGCAACTTCGTTTTCGACCTCGATTATCCCGAGACCATGCCCTCGCTGATCTTCTCCGCTGACGCCGATCACAGCGGCTTCTCGAACTTTCTGGTCCACCCCATTTACATCGACGGCTACATCCCCAAACCCGCCACCGGGCAGTTGGGGATCCACATCCTGGACTATCTGGCCATGCGCAGCCGGGAACTGAACACGCTGGTGATGGTGGACAACAACCGCATGTCTGCCAGCGTGGTGGTCGATGACAGCCAGCTGCAAACCAGCAGCCACCCCTACACCTACAACCTGCTGCTGGAACCGGTGACAGGCCAGGGCAACGTTTCCAAACCGCTGAAACTTCCGCGCTACGGCAGCATCAGCGCCGTGAACGCCATCGAACCCGTGGGCAGCGCGGATTACAGGCTGGGCGCCGAAGCCATCTGGTACGGCAATTTCGAGGACGAGGGCTCCTCCCTCTGGGATGTGGAGGCATGGTCCACCACCGACGTTTTTGACGGCGCCCGCAGCGCCCTGATCGCCCCGCCCGCCGGCCAGACCAGGACGGCCACCATCAAAAACCGCTGCAAGCTGTATGACAATACAAAAAAGTACATCCTCCACGGCTGGATCAAGACGGTGAACGCCACCGCCGCCAACATTCTGCTGCGCTACTACAACAGCCGCACGGGATACCTGCTGGGCAGCGTGTCCCTCACCGCCGACATCGACGGCAATACTGACTGGGCCTGGTATCACCAGGAAGTCACCTTCCCCGCCAACGCCTGGTATTACGACATCCGCCTCACCTGCACAGGCTCCGCCTCCGGTCAGACGCAGGCGCTGTTCGACAACGTGGGCCTGATCGAATGGACGCCCTGGACCACCTGGGAAGCCAATTCCAGCGTCATCAATCCCAACGACTATTACTGGCTGCAGGTACGCACTCCGGAAAACCCGAAGTCCGTGAACGTTCATCTCACCGAGCGGCGCTACAACCCGCTTCCGGACAGGTCCAAACCCCTTCCCCCAGCCAGTCTGGAGCTGGCCGTTTACCCCAATCCTTTCCGCGACAGCGCCCAACTGGTTTTTGATGTGGGCGGCAAAGGCCCGGTCTCGCTGGCCGTGTACAATCTACGTGGCCAGAAAGTGGCCGTCCTGGCGGAAGGCGAACTTCCCGCCGGCAAACATCAACTGGCCTGGAACGGAAAGGACCGGCAGGGGCACAGGGTGGCTTCCGGCCTCTACTTCATCCGTCTGGAGCAAAACGGAAGAGCGGTGAACAGAAAGGTGGTGCTGCTGCACTGA